The proteins below come from a single Leptospiraceae bacterium genomic window:
- a CDS encoding DUF1564 family protein: MDYNEYLKAELDTFIEENFWGIDAGKYINGVSISTNTTRYPRDKNPFIEIRSTLLIPEKYYQKFREKIRRHQGVRAYVAYLLLKYKIHIANGMIPSYQNHTTKYQEKNQNLIKVAFRPNLDDWAELKLYRVSFGLSISAFLVYLLIADFVDFAEKVSYYLGAVGIPQSPHLDLWAKVYLSRKNSRYTTIFQYRRSQYG; the protein is encoded by the coding sequence ATGGACTACAACGAATATCTTAAAGCTGAACTTGATACATTTATTGAAGAAAATTTTTGGGGTATTGACGCCGGAAAATACATAAATGGCGTAAGTATATCTACAAATACCACACGTTATCCGCGAGATAAAAATCCTTTTATCGAAATCCGCTCAACTCTTTTAATACCCGAAAAGTATTACCAGAAATTTCGAGAAAAAATTCGCCGCCACCAAGGTGTCCGTGCTTACGTCGCTTATCTGCTCCTCAAATACAAAATCCATATCGCAAACGGTATGATTCCTTCCTATCAAAATCATACTACCAAATACCAAGAGAAAAACCAAAATCTCATCAAAGTCGCTTTTCGCCCGAATTTGGACGACTGGGCAGAGTTAAAGTTATACCGGGTTAGTTTTGGATTATCGATCTCTGCGTTCTTGGTTTACCTACTCATTGCTGACTTTGTAGATTTCGCAGAAAAAGTCTCCTACTACTTGGGGGCTGTCGGAATTCCTCAGTCCCCGCATTTGGACTTGTGGGCAAAGGTCTACCTATCGCGTAAAAATTCCCGCTATACGACAATTTTTCAATACCGAAGAAGTCAGTATGGCTAA
- the lpdA gene encoding dihydrolipoyl dehydrogenase: MKLNFKKISIVFLLVSLVAVARYYNIQEYLSFESLKNNRDLLNSYYAQNQGLFIVVYILIYILSVAVAIPGAAILTLAGGALFGVLTGTLVVSFASTIGASLSFLISRYLFRDTLREKFSDKLKAIDKGIRQDGAFYLFTLRMIPIFPFFLINVLMGLTDISLWVFFFVSQVGMLIGTIVYVNAGTQLASISSLKDILSPNLLLSFVALGILPLFAKSIINYLQNQKIYKNYKKPKSFDYNLIVIGAGAAGLVASYIAATVKAKVALIEKHKMGGDCLNYGCVPSKALIAVAKKVNTSKKIAEYGLKTAKFEFDFANIMERVAKVVKKIEPNDSVERYTKLGVDCFSGDAKIISPYIVSVNGKEFTTKSIVIASGAEPFVPNIPGLNEISYLTSDTLWNLKKLPKKLLVLGGGPIGCELSQAFSRLGSDVTIVEMGERIIPKEDFDVSAFMKEVFEKEDIKILTSHKAVQFKKGKTNKVVCEANGKQVEVEFDEIILAIGRKARTKGFGMEELGIRLNPNGTIETDEFLRTNFPNIFVCGDAAGPYQFTHTASHQAWYASVNSLFGIFKKFKADYSVIPWVTFTDPEVSHVGLSEMDAKEKGIEVEISQYDIGELDRAIADGEAHGFIKVLTQKGSDKILGVTIVAAHAGELLAEYVLAMKHGLGLNKILGTIHSYPTMSEANKYVAGNWKKANKPEKLLTYVEKFHTWRRK; encoded by the coding sequence ATGAAATTGAATTTTAAAAAAATATCCATAGTATTTTTATTGGTCTCATTAGTTGCTGTAGCGAGATATTATAATATACAAGAATATCTTTCTTTTGAATCTCTAAAAAACAATAGAGATTTGTTAAATAGCTATTATGCGCAAAACCAAGGTTTATTCATTGTCGTTTATATTTTGATTTATATACTATCTGTTGCAGTTGCAATTCCTGGAGCGGCAATATTAACATTAGCCGGAGGTGCTTTGTTTGGAGTTCTGACTGGAACATTAGTAGTTTCGTTTGCAAGCACAATAGGGGCAAGTTTGAGTTTTTTAATTTCCCGTTATTTATTTAGGGATACATTACGGGAAAAATTTTCTGACAAATTAAAAGCAATTGATAAAGGAATTCGACAAGACGGTGCATTTTATTTATTTACTCTTCGAATGATTCCAATTTTCCCTTTTTTCCTAATTAATGTACTTATGGGTTTGACTGATATTTCACTTTGGGTATTTTTCTTTGTCAGTCAAGTTGGAATGTTAATTGGGACTATCGTATATGTAAATGCCGGTACGCAGTTAGCGTCTATTAGCTCCTTAAAAGACATTCTTTCTCCAAATTTACTTCTCTCTTTTGTTGCTCTTGGAATTTTACCACTTTTCGCAAAATCAATTATAAACTATTTACAAAATCAAAAAATTTATAAAAATTATAAAAAACCAAAATCGTTTGATTATAATTTAATTGTAATTGGTGCAGGCGCCGCAGGACTCGTTGCCTCCTATATTGCGGCTACCGTAAAAGCAAAAGTCGCATTAATAGAAAAACACAAAATGGGTGGTGACTGTCTGAATTATGGATGCGTACCTTCTAAGGCACTCATAGCTGTTGCAAAAAAAGTAAACACAAGTAAAAAAATAGCTGAATACGGATTAAAAACCGCAAAGTTCGAATTTGATTTTGCTAACATCATGGAAAGAGTGGCAAAAGTCGTAAAAAAAATAGAACCAAATGATTCTGTTGAACGTTATACGAAATTAGGTGTAGATTGTTTTTCTGGAGATGCGAAGATAATCAGTCCATACATAGTCTCAGTGAACGGAAAAGAATTTACCACAAAGTCAATTGTAATAGCGTCCGGAGCTGAACCTTTTGTTCCAAATATTCCGGGATTGAATGAAATTTCCTATCTTACTTCAGATACTCTATGGAATTTAAAAAAACTTCCAAAAAAACTTTTAGTATTAGGTGGGGGACCAATAGGATGTGAATTATCTCAGGCTTTTTCGCGACTTGGTAGTGATGTAACGATTGTCGAAATGGGTGAACGAATTATACCCAAAGAAGATTTCGATGTATCAGCTTTTATGAAAGAAGTTTTCGAGAAAGAAGACATAAAAATTCTAACTTCCCATAAGGCAGTTCAGTTTAAAAAAGGCAAAACAAACAAAGTCGTATGTGAGGCTAATGGCAAACAAGTTGAAGTAGAATTTGATGAAATAATACTTGCTATTGGTAGAAAAGCAAGAACGAAAGGATTTGGAATGGAGGAATTGGGGATTCGGTTAAATCCAAATGGAACAATTGAAACAGACGAATTTTTACGAACAAATTTTCCTAATATTTTTGTTTGTGGGGATGCCGCAGGGCCTTATCAATTTACGCATACAGCCTCCCACCAAGCCTGGTATGCTTCCGTAAATTCACTGTTTGGAATTTTTAAAAAATTTAAAGCGGATTATAGCGTTATACCGTGGGTTACTTTTACAGATCCAGAAGTATCGCATGTCGGTTTAAGTGAGATGGACGCAAAAGAAAAGGGAATCGAAGTAGAAATAAGCCAATATGATATTGGAGAATTGGATCGTGCGATTGCAGATGGGGAAGCTCATGGTTTTATTAAGGTGTTAACGCAAAAAGGTTCTGATAAAATATTAGGAGTTACGATAGTAGCTGCACACGCAGGAGAATTACTCGCAGAATATGTGCTTGCAATGAAACATGGTTTAGGTTTAAATAAAATATTAGGAACTATTCATTCCTATCCAACTATGTCTGAGGCAAATAAATATGTAGCTGGTAATTGGAAAAAAGCAAACAAACCAGAAAAATTACTAACATATGTAGAAAAATTTCATACATGGAGAAGAAAATGA
- a CDS encoding DUF547 domain-containing protein: protein MNLTKSILFIMLMATPVFGFDHSHKTFDSILKKYVSNGRVDYKSLKSDSSLKIYLDSASSVTKAEYNSYSKEQKLSFLINAYNAFTIQLILDNYPIKSIRKIGILPLAAWKKDFFKLLGEERSLGWIEHEKLRKDFDEPRIHFAIVCASIGCPPLINEAYVPEKLEIQLQTVMTQFVNDNTKNRYDLESNTLYISPIFDWFQEDFSKKGSLVDFIQVSMKSKIGIDPKIKYTNYDWNLNEK from the coding sequence ATGAATCTAACAAAATCAATTTTATTTATAATGCTAATGGCAACACCTGTATTTGGGTTTGATCATTCTCATAAAACATTTGATTCCATTTTAAAGAAATATGTTTCCAATGGGCGCGTAGATTATAAATCTTTAAAGAGTGATTCCAGTCTAAAGATTTACTTAGATTCTGCATCTTCTGTTACAAAAGCGGAATACAATAGTTATTCTAAAGAACAAAAATTAAGTTTTCTAATAAATGCATACAATGCCTTTACAATTCAGTTGATTTTGGATAATTATCCAATTAAAAGTATACGGAAAATTGGTATATTACCATTAGCCGCATGGAAAAAAGATTTTTTTAAATTATTAGGGGAAGAAAGAAGTCTTGGATGGATTGAACATGAAAAGTTGAGAAAGGACTTTGATGAACCTCGGATTCATTTTGCTATAGTATGTGCATCTATCGGTTGTCCACCGTTGATTAATGAAGCATATGTCCCAGAGAAACTAGAAATTCAATTGCAAACTGTGATGACTCAGTTTGTGAATGATAATACAAAAAACCGATACGATTTAGAATCAAATACTTTATACATTTCTCCAATCTTTGATTGGTTTCAGGAAGATTTTTCTAAAAAAGGAAGTTTAGTTGATTTTATTCAAGTCTCTATGAAGAGTAAAATAGGCATTGACCCCAAAATTAAATATACAAATTATGATTGGAATTTAAATGAGAAATAG
- a CDS encoding response regulator, with product MPIRDLIHKLKLSNFSAKPVILCVDDELIILSSLGQQLKKKYGNSFTVEAVDSAESAIEIVRKCNLENIDVPVVICDRLMPDMSGDDLLIQIHKTNPETKKILLTGQASTISLTNAVNNANLYRYINKPWSNQELLSSVDEALDSYYNDKFLEVKTLELEKSLLFEEIKYKNLVEQMSGAIYIMTTDKNREFLFHSPQILKITHYNKEEFTYQLWMSRIHTEDIQFIVNKFDFPPTDKKSFLIEYRFYRKDGALIWIEEDITIIYKDKLPFLFQGIRSDITNRKIAEDKLRVYADEIEKVNQKLLKAFDQAEQANKSKSEFLANITHEFNTPLNSILGYCQLLEMEQIGKLNEKQSKFISYIYESGNHLLALVNTILDFSKIEAGRVLIEKVDFDLKLLVQEVINSQEAIANERLITIEFELVESDTYPIYADYTRMKQVLINLISNALKFTPHGKKIGFKIYKHDENTILKCWDTGIGIAKSELGRVFEPFEQIRNQFTDKTKGTGLGLSIVKSILDLHGFFLELESEELRGSTFTIKIPNKKNIS from the coding sequence ATGCCGATTCGCGATTTGATTCATAAACTGAAATTATCCAATTTTAGCGCAAAACCGGTAATTCTATGCGTAGATGATGAATTGATAATTCTTTCTTCTTTAGGACAACAACTCAAAAAAAAATACGGAAATAGTTTTACTGTGGAAGCTGTTGATTCTGCGGAATCCGCAATCGAAATTGTTCGAAAATGCAATTTGGAAAACATTGATGTTCCTGTTGTAATTTGTGATAGATTAATGCCTGATATGAGTGGGGACGACTTGCTCATTCAAATTCACAAAACAAATCCTGAAACAAAAAAAATTCTATTAACCGGCCAAGCTTCGACAATTAGTCTTACAAATGCGGTTAATAATGCTAACCTATATCGTTATATTAATAAACCATGGAGCAACCAAGAACTATTATCCTCTGTAGATGAAGCATTAGACTCTTACTATAATGATAAATTTTTAGAAGTAAAAACTTTAGAACTTGAAAAAAGTCTTTTATTTGAAGAGATAAAATATAAAAACTTAGTAGAACAAATGTCAGGTGCAATTTATATTATGACTACTGACAAAAATAGGGAGTTTTTATTTCATAGTCCACAAATTTTAAAAATTACACATTATAATAAGGAAGAATTCACTTATCAACTGTGGATGAGTCGGATTCATACGGAAGATATTCAATTCATTGTTAATAAATTTGATTTTCCCCCTACGGATAAAAAAAGTTTTTTAATAGAATATAGATTCTATCGAAAGGACGGGGCATTAATTTGGATCGAAGAAGATATTACAATTATATATAAAGATAAACTTCCATTTTTATTTCAAGGAATCCGTTCAGATATTACAAATCGCAAAATTGCAGAAGACAAATTAAGAGTATACGCAGACGAAATAGAAAAAGTGAACCAAAAACTCCTAAAAGCATTTGACCAAGCGGAACAAGCGAATAAGTCGAAGTCTGAATTTCTTGCTAATATTACGCATGAATTTAACACCCCGTTGAATTCTATTTTAGGATATTGTCAGTTGTTGGAGATGGAGCAAATTGGAAAATTAAACGAAAAACAAAGTAAATTTATTTCCTATATATATGAGAGCGGTAATCACTTATTAGCCTTAGTAAATACTATATTAGATTTTTCTAAAATAGAAGCTGGGCGAGTTTTAATCGAAAAAGTGGACTTTGATTTAAAACTACTAGTTCAAGAAGTAATTAATTCACAAGAGGCAATTGCAAATGAGAGATTGATTACAATCGAATTTGAATTAGTCGAATCTGATACCTATCCAATTTATGCTGATTATACCAGAATGAAACAAGTATTGATTAATTTAATTAGCAATGCTTTAAAGTTTACTCCACACGGAAAAAAAATTGGCTTTAAAATATATAAACACGATGAAAATACGATTTTAAAATGTTGGGATACGGGAATTGGAATTGCAAAATCAGAATTGGGTCGAGTGTTTGAGCCATTTGAACAAATCAGAAACCAATTTACCGACAAAACAAAAGGTACAGGTCTCGGACTATCAATAGTAAAAAGTATTTTGGATTTGCACGGATTTTTTTTGGAACTAGAAAGTGAAGAACTGCGAGGAAGTACTTTTACCATCAAAATCCCAAACAAAAAAAACATTTCATAA